A single genomic interval of Halorubrum aethiopicum harbors:
- a CDS encoding HEAT repeat domain-containing protein, whose translation MSNGDDDPADGSEGADGDAAADEPEATAPTLPDEATEESLTEYLDEIETLLDDAETEADLDDVEALLDDAEGALADADLPEPDEDDEDADDPRGDLEDRIAALRESVEEARGPYAEDVVEAIETAASTLEDTEWTADGHGDAAEAVRAFVDAAADAVDVEAVDDGETDGDAADALLDEVAEAADEDGGNGDDDGETADADGPETADGPDGEVPIADLVAALDAVAGAIGEADLDPDDDAETIAALLEATGALEDGLEDAEEWDDLETHEQLRAQGYYDVLGHYKDYPVEWAALKEHEARGNVDMILLALDSLQSDFMERHCLEALERMGKRGKTEASLEELVGRAGKRDQFAIRILGKMAAEEAVETLLEYVDEDSNPQLQKATFKALGEIGATDAVGPLAGKLEMEDDHVRPLAARALGLIGDARAVDPLADALAEDDSDDVRAAAGWALRQIGTREALETVADYADERSFIVQTEAEKAKAALDAAATPA comes from the coding sequence ATGAGCAACGGCGACGACGATCCGGCCGACGGCTCCGAGGGGGCCGACGGCGACGCGGCGGCCGACGAGCCCGAGGCGACCGCCCCGACGCTCCCCGACGAGGCCACCGAGGAGTCCCTGACCGAGTACCTCGACGAGATCGAGACGCTGCTCGACGACGCCGAGACCGAGGCGGACCTCGACGACGTCGAGGCGCTGCTCGACGACGCCGAGGGGGCGCTGGCGGACGCCGACCTCCCCGAGCCCGACGAGGACGACGAGGACGCCGACGACCCGCGCGGCGACCTCGAGGACCGGATCGCGGCGCTCCGCGAGAGCGTCGAGGAGGCGCGCGGCCCCTACGCCGAGGACGTCGTCGAGGCGATCGAGACGGCGGCCTCGACGCTCGAGGACACCGAGTGGACCGCCGACGGGCACGGGGACGCCGCGGAGGCGGTCCGCGCGTTCGTCGACGCGGCCGCCGACGCGGTCGACGTCGAGGCGGTCGACGACGGCGAAACCGACGGGGACGCGGCGGACGCGCTCCTCGACGAGGTCGCGGAGGCGGCCGACGAAGACGGCGGAAACGGCGACGACGACGGCGAGACGGCGGACGCGGACGGTCCGGAGACGGCCGACGGTCCGGACGGGGAGGTCCCGATCGCGGACCTCGTCGCCGCGCTCGACGCGGTCGCCGGCGCGATCGGCGAGGCGGACCTCGACCCCGACGACGACGCGGAGACGATCGCGGCGCTCCTGGAGGCGACCGGCGCGCTCGAGGACGGCCTGGAGGACGCCGAGGAGTGGGACGACCTCGAGACCCACGAGCAGCTCCGCGCGCAGGGGTACTACGACGTGCTCGGCCACTACAAGGACTATCCCGTCGAGTGGGCGGCGCTGAAGGAACACGAGGCGCGCGGCAACGTCGACATGATCCTGCTCGCGCTCGATTCCCTCCAGTCGGACTTCATGGAGCGCCACTGTCTCGAGGCGCTCGAGCGGATGGGCAAACGCGGCAAGACCGAGGCGTCGCTCGAGGAGCTGGTCGGCCGCGCCGGCAAGCGCGACCAGTTCGCGATCCGCATCCTCGGGAAGATGGCGGCCGAGGAGGCGGTCGAGACGCTCCTCGAGTACGTCGACGAGGACTCGAACCCGCAGCTCCAGAAGGCGACGTTCAAGGCGCTCGGCGAGATCGGCGCGACAGACGCCGTCGGCCCGCTCGCGGGGAAGCTGGAGATGGAGGACGACCACGTCCGCCCGCTCGCCGCGCGCGCGCTCGGGCTCATCGGCGACGCGCGGGCGGTCGACCCGCTCGCCGACGCGCTCGCCGAGGACGACTCCGACGACGTCCGCGCGGCCGCCGGCTGGGCGCTCCGGCAGATCGGCACGCGGGAGGCGCTCGAGACGGTCGCCGACTACGCCGACGAGCGCTCGTTCATCGTCCAGACGGAAGCCGAGAAGGCGAAGGCGGCCCTCGACGCCGCGGCGACGCCGGCGTAG
- the dpsA gene encoding DNA starvation/stationary phase protection protein DpsA, translating into MSSQTRARQRYGEVHESEALRISEEKAEQLVDALNTDLAATYVLYHQIKKHHWLVEGAEFHDVHEYLGEVAADLEEGADAIAERAQALGGVPLSGGANYEEHAPVTPEDADAYDVRTSLEHDLEMFGDVVESVREHVRLADNLGDYATEELLRDVLVDVEEHAHHLEHYLEDDTLVSREALD; encoded by the coding sequence ATGAGTTCCCAAACGCGGGCCCGTCAGCGGTACGGAGAGGTACACGAGAGCGAGGCGCTTCGGATCTCGGAAGAGAAGGCCGAACAGCTCGTCGACGCGCTCAACACCGACCTCGCGGCCACGTACGTGTTGTACCACCAGATCAAGAAACACCACTGGCTCGTCGAGGGCGCGGAGTTCCACGACGTCCACGAGTACCTCGGCGAGGTCGCGGCCGACCTCGAGGAGGGTGCGGACGCGATCGCCGAGCGCGCGCAGGCCCTCGGCGGCGTCCCGCTCTCGGGCGGCGCGAACTACGAGGAACACGCGCCGGTGACCCCCGAGGACGCCGACGCCTACGACGTTCGCACGTCGCTCGAGCACGACCTCGAGATGTTCGGCGATGTCGTAGAGAGCGTACGCGAGCACGTTCGGCTCGCCGACAACCTCGGCGACTACGCCACGGAGGAACTGCTCCGCGACGTGTTGGTGGATGTCGAGGAACACGCCCACCACCTCGAGCACTACCTCGAGGACGACACGCTCGTCAGCCGCGAAGCGCTCGACTGA
- a CDS encoding DHH family phosphoesterase, with protein MSEHTAGDSGMRDDSSPEPDAVRAEGERDDRDVVHDLAPDCTLEDVETGALYHAAVNGVVDYGIFVDVSDAVSGLVHESNLDGEYAVGDRLIVRLTEVKENGDVAFEEASPGGYTTETVEHEPTISRVRGLVPGDEVTVEGEVVQTKQTGGPTIFGVADASGVVSCAAFEEAGVRAYPGVEVGDLVHVSGTVETREGGLQIEVDSLSALSGDRATEARDRFEAALEERAEPADVDPLVEWEAFESIHDDLRDLARLLRRTVLAGRPIRVRHHADGDGMCAAIPVQLALERLVREVHEDPDASRHLFKRLPSKAPYYEMEDVTRDLNFALEGRARHGRKLPLLLMLDNGSTEEDVPAYENLTHYDIPIAVVDHHHPDPEAVAPLLDAHVNPYLHGEDYRVTTGMMCVELARLIDPSLTEELEHVPAVAGLSDRSKAEAMDDYVELAAEAGYGKEDLLDIGEALDYAAHWLRYSEGKTLVNDALNVGCDDPERHEELVEFLAERAERDVDRQLEAVDDHVEHERLASGAHLYRIDVDEYAHRFTYPAPGKTTGELHDTRVQETGDPVITIGYGPDFAVLRSDGVRLDIPTMVTELNEELPEAGVSGGGHLVVGSIKFVKGRREAVIDALVGKMAEAEIDETLSSTAVIDD; from the coding sequence ATGAGCGAGCACACCGCCGGGGATTCCGGCATGCGGGACGATTCGAGTCCCGAACCCGACGCCGTGAGGGCGGAGGGGGAACGCGACGACCGAGACGTCGTTCACGATCTGGCACCCGACTGTACCCTCGAGGACGTCGAGACCGGCGCGCTGTATCACGCCGCCGTCAACGGCGTCGTCGACTACGGGATCTTCGTCGACGTCTCCGACGCCGTGAGCGGCCTCGTCCACGAGTCGAACCTCGACGGCGAGTACGCGGTCGGCGACCGGCTCATCGTTCGGCTGACCGAGGTCAAGGAGAACGGCGACGTCGCCTTCGAGGAGGCGTCGCCGGGCGGCTACACGACCGAGACCGTCGAACACGAGCCGACGATCTCGCGGGTCCGCGGGCTCGTGCCGGGCGACGAGGTGACGGTCGAAGGGGAGGTCGTCCAGACGAAACAGACCGGCGGCCCGACGATCTTCGGCGTCGCCGACGCCTCGGGCGTCGTCTCGTGTGCCGCCTTCGAGGAGGCCGGCGTGCGGGCGTATCCCGGCGTCGAGGTGGGCGACCTGGTCCACGTCTCCGGGACCGTCGAGACGCGGGAGGGCGGCCTCCAGATCGAGGTCGACTCGCTCTCGGCGCTCTCCGGCGACCGGGCCACGGAAGCGCGCGACCGGTTCGAGGCGGCGCTCGAGGAGCGCGCGGAGCCGGCCGACGTGGACCCGCTCGTCGAGTGGGAGGCGTTCGAGTCGATCCACGACGACCTCCGCGACCTGGCCCGGCTGCTCCGGAGAACCGTCCTCGCCGGACGGCCGATCCGGGTCCGCCACCACGCCGACGGCGACGGGATGTGCGCGGCGATCCCGGTCCAGCTGGCGCTCGAACGGCTCGTTCGCGAGGTCCACGAGGACCCGGACGCCTCGCGACACCTCTTCAAGCGGCTCCCGAGCAAGGCACCCTACTACGAGATGGAGGACGTCACCCGCGACCTCAACTTCGCGCTCGAGGGGCGCGCCCGCCACGGCCGGAAGCTCCCCCTGCTTCTCATGCTCGACAACGGGTCGACCGAGGAGGACGTCCCCGCCTACGAGAACCTCACGCACTACGACATCCCCATCGCGGTCGTCGACCACCACCACCCCGACCCCGAGGCGGTCGCGCCGCTCCTGGACGCCCACGTCAACCCCTACCTCCACGGCGAGGACTACCGGGTCACCACCGGCATGATGTGCGTCGAGCTCGCGCGGCTGATCGACCCGTCGCTCACCGAGGAGCTCGAACACGTGCCGGCCGTCGCCGGCCTCTCGGACCGCTCGAAGGCGGAGGCGATGGACGACTACGTCGAGCTCGCCGCCGAGGCCGGCTACGGGAAAGAGGACCTCCTCGACATCGGCGAGGCGCTCGATTACGCCGCCCACTGGCTGCGCTACTCCGAGGGGAAGACGCTCGTCAACGACGCCTTGAACGTCGGCTGTGACGACCCCGAGCGGCACGAGGAGCTCGTCGAGTTCCTCGCCGAGCGCGCCGAACGCGACGTGGACCGCCAGCTCGAGGCCGTCGACGACCACGTCGAACACGAGCGGCTCGCCTCCGGCGCGCACCTCTACCGGATCGACGTCGACGAGTACGCCCACCGCTTCACCTACCCCGCGCCGGGGAAGACGACGGGCGAGCTCCACGACACGCGGGTTCAGGAGACGGGCGACCCGGTCATCACGATCGGCTACGGGCCGGACTTCGCCGTCCTCCGCTCGGACGGCGTCCGGCTCGACATCCCGACGATGGTGACGGAGCTGAACGAGGAGCTCCCCGAGGCCGGCGTCTCCGGGGGCGGCCACCTCGTCGTCGGCTCGATCAAGTTCGTGAAGGGCCGTCGCGAGGCCGTCATCGACGCGCTCGTCGGGAAGATGGCGGAGGCGGAGATCGACGAGACGCTCTCCTCGACCGCCGTCATCGACGACTGA
- a CDS encoding Mov34/MPN/PAD-1 family protein, which translates to MRLFRSDDLLGIARETMEFVLEASEETHPNEYMGFLRADDARDLDIDRDGQVITDVLVIPGTESSPTSASVRSHMKPNDMRSVGSVHSHPNGVLRPSDADLATFGQGEVHIIVGAPYGWGDWKAFDNEGNRRTLEVLDVEMPDEHFFDFTQEDIDRELGDANDDRGGFLSWLR; encoded by the coding sequence ATGCGACTGTTCCGGTCGGACGACCTCCTCGGGATCGCCCGGGAGACGATGGAGTTCGTCCTCGAGGCCAGCGAGGAGACCCACCCCAACGAGTACATGGGGTTCCTCCGCGCCGACGACGCTCGAGACCTCGACATCGACCGGGACGGACAGGTCATCACGGACGTGCTCGTCATCCCCGGGACGGAGTCGTCGCCGACGAGCGCGTCGGTCCGCTCGCACATGAAGCCGAACGACATGCGCTCGGTCGGGTCGGTTCACTCGCACCCGAACGGCGTGCTCCGGCCGAGCGACGCCGACCTCGCGACGTTCGGCCAGGGCGAGGTCCACATCATCGTCGGCGCGCCCTACGGGTGGGGCGACTGGAAGGCGTTCGACAACGAGGGGAACCGGCGCACCCTCGAGGTCCTCGACGTCGAGATGCCCGACGAGCACTTCTTCGATTTCACCCAGGAGGACATCGACCGCGAGCTGGGCGACGCGAACGACGACCGGGGCGGGTTCCTCTCGTGGCTGCGATGA
- a CDS encoding cytochrome c oxidase subunit II: MHIHAYEKIWLAFAIVLILLLLGSVTYGAVGPGVAMVADSEGQIDATALDEDERFAEPRVEQVGENHYAAYVVAYQFGFEPDPIVVPANSRVTLHVTSRDVIHGFEVVGTNANTMVVPGEVSEITVEVGEPQEYGLLCNEYCGAGHHAMEGKLHVVPREEFESSDGGESA, from the coding sequence ATGCACATTCACGCCTACGAGAAGATCTGGCTCGCGTTCGCCATCGTGTTGATCCTGTTGCTCCTCGGCTCCGTGACGTACGGAGCGGTCGGGCCGGGGGTGGCAATGGTCGCCGACAGCGAGGGACAGATCGACGCGACCGCGCTCGACGAGGACGAGCGGTTCGCCGAGCCGCGCGTCGAGCAGGTCGGCGAGAACCACTACGCGGCGTACGTCGTCGCCTACCAGTTCGGGTTCGAGCCGGACCCGATCGTCGTCCCGGCGAACAGCCGGGTGACGCTACACGTCACCTCCCGCGACGTGATCCACGGCTTCGAGGTCGTGGGAACGAACGCGAACACGATGGTCGTGCCGGGCGAGGTCTCGGAGATCACGGTCGAAGTGGGCGAGCCGCAGGAGTACGGCCTCCTCTGTAACGAGTACTGCGGGGCCGGCCACCACGCCATGGAGGGGAAACTCCACGTCGTTCCGCGGGAGGAGTTCGAGTCGTCCGACGGGGGTGAGAGCGCATGA
- a CDS encoding SelT/SelW/SelH family protein — MTRVEIEYCVPCGMLDRAQDVSRAVLEQFGEELEEVALVTGDHGVFIVRVDGEVVYDKDEDGYDVDDIVRAVKPHVGAAA; from the coding sequence ATGACGCGAGTCGAGATCGAGTACTGCGTACCGTGCGGCATGCTGGACCGGGCACAGGACGTCTCGCGGGCGGTCCTCGAGCAGTTCGGGGAGGAACTCGAGGAGGTCGCGCTCGTGACCGGCGACCACGGCGTGTTCATCGTCCGCGTGGACGGCGAGGTCGTCTACGACAAAGACGAGGACGGCTACGACGTCGACGACATCGTCCGCGCGGTGAAGCCACACGTCGGCGCGGCCGCGTAG
- a CDS encoding heavy metal translocating P-type ATPase has translation MPNCTLCELPTGPDPHTDPAVEGEYCCQGCLAVARSLEDVDDLEDLEARAPDAEPPDDFEGETTFLHVDGMHCATCESFLEMTAAEREGVAAAEASYATDTIRVEYDPDRVTADELPDALSVAGYTASDRADPEPAGDDVDVVRFLIGGGFFGMMAMLWYVLFLYPTYFGYDPLLDLGGVSGLYLFTQIWLFTSIVLFYTGYPILRGAYVSLRAGRPNMDLLVSLAAVSSYAYSTLAMLVGRTDLYFDVTIAVILVVTAGNEYESRIKSRATGMLSELTTAAESEARRESGETVPTEAVEPGDRLLVRPGERVPFDGTVAEGTAAVDEALVTGESLPATKHPGDAVRGGTVVTDSPLVVEVGEDATSTLDTLVRLLWDIQSSRSGIQRLVDRLATVFVPLVVAVAAIAGAGTLAFGGAPTDAALVALTVLIVSCPCALGLATPLAVAAGIRDAARRGIVIVSDAVFEAGAEIDAVVLDKTGTLTDGEMRLLETVLDGGSESSDSGSTGSTADSATSDTDPDADADRVLRRAAALERASAHPIAEAIVDAAAADRDAAGRRSSASPATVADGGTEPATGTGRAGGTEPDPAGESIDPDDPPDGVAVDAADAADVEVTDRGVAGRIDGDRVVVGHRSLFVDRGWALPDRLREAGERATADGNVPVFVGWDGRVRGVLVVGDGVREGWEAVVTDLVERGKRVVVLTGDSAAAARRFEEHPAIDEVFAGVPPEAKAETVRRLGARERVAMVGDGSNDAPALAAADLGVSVASGTDLATDAADAVLLEDRLSAIPELFDVTSGTNRRIRENLGWAFAYNAIAIPLAVSGALNPLLAALAMGTSSLLVVSNSARSVAGGE, from the coding sequence ATGCCGAACTGTACCCTCTGTGAGTTGCCGACGGGACCCGACCCGCACACTGACCCGGCCGTCGAGGGCGAGTACTGCTGTCAGGGGTGTCTCGCGGTGGCGCGCTCGCTCGAGGACGTGGACGACCTCGAGGACCTCGAGGCGCGGGCCCCGGACGCGGAGCCGCCCGACGACTTCGAGGGCGAGACGACGTTTCTCCACGTCGACGGCATGCACTGTGCGACCTGCGAGTCGTTCCTCGAGATGACCGCCGCCGAGCGCGAGGGCGTCGCGGCCGCGGAGGCGAGCTACGCCACCGACACGATCCGCGTCGAGTACGACCCCGATCGAGTGACCGCCGACGAGCTGCCCGACGCGCTCTCGGTCGCCGGCTACACCGCGAGCGACCGGGCCGACCCCGAGCCCGCGGGCGACGACGTCGACGTGGTGCGGTTCCTGATCGGCGGCGGCTTCTTCGGGATGATGGCGATGCTGTGGTACGTCCTCTTCCTGTATCCGACCTACTTCGGCTACGACCCCCTCCTCGATCTCGGCGGCGTGAGCGGGCTCTACCTCTTCACGCAGATCTGGCTTTTCACCTCGATCGTGTTGTTCTACACGGGCTACCCGATCCTCCGCGGGGCGTACGTGAGCCTGCGGGCGGGCCGGCCGAACATGGATCTGTTGGTGTCGCTGGCGGCCGTCAGCTCCTACGCGTACAGCACGCTCGCGATGCTCGTCGGCCGGACCGACCTCTACTTCGACGTGACGATCGCCGTGATCCTCGTCGTCACCGCGGGCAACGAGTACGAGTCGCGGATCAAATCGCGCGCGACCGGGATGCTCTCGGAGCTGACGACCGCGGCCGAGAGCGAGGCGCGCCGGGAGTCGGGCGAGACCGTCCCGACGGAGGCGGTCGAGCCGGGCGACCGGCTGCTCGTGCGCCCCGGCGAGCGCGTCCCGTTCGACGGGACGGTCGCGGAGGGGACCGCCGCCGTCGACGAGGCGCTCGTCACCGGCGAGTCGCTGCCGGCGACGAAACACCCCGGCGACGCGGTCCGCGGCGGGACCGTCGTCACGGACTCGCCGCTCGTGGTCGAGGTGGGCGAGGACGCCACGAGCACGCTCGACACGCTCGTGCGCCTGCTGTGGGACATCCAGAGCTCGCGGTCGGGGATCCAGCGGCTCGTCGACCGGCTCGCGACCGTGTTCGTCCCGCTCGTCGTCGCGGTCGCCGCGATCGCCGGCGCGGGCACGCTGGCGTTCGGCGGCGCGCCGACGGACGCGGCGCTCGTCGCGCTCACGGTGCTCATCGTCTCGTGTCCGTGCGCGCTCGGGCTCGCGACCCCGCTCGCGGTCGCCGCCGGGATCCGCGACGCCGCCCGCCGCGGGATCGTGATCGTCTCCGACGCCGTCTTCGAGGCCGGCGCCGAGATCGACGCGGTCGTGCTCGACAAGACCGGCACGCTCACCGACGGCGAGATGCGGCTGCTCGAGACGGTTCTCGACGGCGGTTCGGAATCGTCCGACTCCGGCTCCACCGGCTCCACCGCCGACTCCGCCACCTCCGACACCGATCCCGACGCGGACGCCGACCGGGTCCTCCGGCGGGCGGCCGCGCTCGAGCGCGCGTCCGCCCACCCGATCGCCGAGGCGATCGTCGACGCGGCCGCGGCGGACCGGGACGCGGCCGGCCGGCGGTCATCCGCCTCCCCCGCAACCGTCGCCGACGGTGGGACCGAGCCCGCGACCGGGACGGGCCGCGCGGGAGGGACTGAGCCCGATCCAGCGGGCGAGTCGATCGATCCCGACGATCCCCCGGACGGGGTAGCCGTCGACGCCGCCGACGCCGCCGACGTCGAGGTCACCGACCGCGGCGTCGCGGGGAGGATCGACGGCGACCGCGTCGTCGTCGGCCACCGCTCGCTGTTCGTGGACCGCGGGTGGGCGCTCCCCGACCGACTCCGCGAGGCGGGCGAGCGCGCGACGGCGGACGGGAACGTCCCCGTCTTCGTCGGCTGGGACGGACGCGTCCGGGGCGTTCTCGTCGTCGGCGACGGGGTCCGCGAGGGATGGGAGGCGGTCGTGACCGACCTCGTCGAGCGCGGGAAACGCGTCGTCGTGCTCACCGGCGACTCGGCCGCGGCGGCGCGGCGCTTCGAGGAGCACCCGGCGATCGACGAGGTGTTCGCGGGGGTCCCGCCGGAGGCGAAAGCCGAGACGGTACGGCGGCTCGGCGCGCGAGAGCGCGTCGCGATGGTCGGCGACGGCAGCAACGACGCGCCGGCGCTCGCGGCGGCCGACCTCGGCGTCTCCGTCGCCAGCGGGACCGACCTCGCGACCGACGCCGCGGACGCCGTCCTCCTCGAGGACCGCCTCTCCGCGATCCCGGAGCTGTTCGACGTCACGAGCGGGACGAACCGGCGGATCAGGGAGAACCTCGGGTGGGCGTTCGCCTACAACGCGATCGCGATCCCGCTCGCGGTCTCCGGGGCGCTCAACCCGCTCCTGGCCGCGCTCGCGATGGGGACGAGCAGCCTGCTCGTCGTGAGCAACTCGGCGCGGTCGGTCGCCGGCGGGGAGTGA
- a CDS encoding adenylyltransferase/cytidyltransferase family protein: MTRVVAQGTFDLLHPGHVHYLEDAATYGDELHAIVAREANVTHKAKPILSDRQRRDMVAALAAVDEAHLGHTEDIFVPIEAIDPDVIVLGYDQHHDEDAIAAALADRGIDCRLERASGRKPRHDDELLSTGDIIDRVLERRG; this comes from the coding sequence ATGACCCGGGTCGTCGCGCAGGGGACCTTCGATCTGCTCCATCCCGGCCACGTTCACTACCTGGAAGACGCCGCGACGTACGGCGACGAGCTCCACGCGATCGTCGCCCGGGAGGCGAACGTCACCCACAAGGCGAAGCCGATCCTCTCCGACCGCCAGCGGCGGGACATGGTCGCCGCGCTCGCCGCCGTCGACGAGGCGCACCTCGGTCACACCGAGGACATCTTCGTGCCGATCGAGGCGATCGACCCGGACGTCATCGTGCTCGGCTACGACCAGCACCACGACGAGGACGCCATCGCGGCCGCGCTCGCGGATCGGGGCATCGACTGCCGCCTCGAGCGCGCGTCCGGCCGGAAGCCCCGCCACGACGACGAGCTGCTCTCGACGGGCGACATCATCGACCGGGTCCTCGAGCGCCGCGGGTGA
- a CDS encoding phospholipase D-like domain-containing protein, whose translation MRPSIGRVRRVIRGGSAVRVEVTVRVVVAVAVLIAAVGPAAGVAGAATGPSAASDAADPSRTATIDATGPRIVELYPNPTTEGNRGEYLVVRLSEPGNWSLSDGHHEASIPSNATGTVALSMEPALTREHLVGRDVPVRALDDHFPLSASGDRIVLRLDGDPVDVVAYDRVREGYRWRAAWDEWRPNGYAPRTPERVAGASVTPFVLPDSPDVPVDPLAAAEDRILLAGYTVESDRVVKRLVDAAARGAEVRVLLEGSPVGGFPKRGARVADRLVAAGVEVRVLDGEPNRFRFHHAKYAVADDRAVVLTENWKRSGTGGGSSRGWGVIADDPAVAADLATLFENDATGPDTRSWREFRADATFHGPPAYGGGDGGASGRDDTDGADVEDRPYPVRFDPPPPAPADVELLTAPGNAGDRIVDRIDAADDRVLAVVPRTGGPDERIVRALRRAAARGVDVHLLLSNAWYDRETNRKLAETLAAEPIEVAVAEPRGRYGKIHAKGLVIDDAAVVGSLNWNEGARTENREVLLAVENAEVADFYARAYAADWRGGGVHLPVGTVVGLVGTVVVSGAVARREIEFV comes from the coding sequence ATGCGACCCTCGATCGGCCGAGTCCGCCGAGTCATCCGGGGCGGATCCGCGGTTCGAGTCGAAGTCACCGTCCGAGTCGTCGTCGCGGTCGCGGTCCTGATCGCGGCCGTCGGACCGGCCGCGGGCGTCGCCGGCGCGGCGACCGGGCCGTCGGCCGCTTCGGACGCCGCCGATCCGTCGCGGACCGCCACCATCGACGCGACCGGTCCCCGGATCGTCGAGCTGTACCCCAACCCGACTACGGAGGGGAACCGCGGCGAGTACCTCGTCGTCAGGCTCTCGGAGCCCGGTAACTGGTCGCTCTCCGACGGCCACCACGAGGCGTCGATCCCGTCGAACGCGACCGGGACCGTCGCGCTCTCGATGGAACCGGCACTCACGCGGGAACACCTCGTCGGCCGCGACGTTCCCGTCCGCGCGCTCGACGACCACTTCCCGCTGTCCGCGAGCGGCGACCGGATCGTTCTCCGCCTGGACGGTGACCCCGTCGACGTCGTCGCGTACGACCGGGTCCGCGAGGGGTACCGCTGGCGGGCGGCGTGGGACGAGTGGCGGCCGAACGGGTACGCGCCGCGCACGCCGGAGCGCGTCGCCGGCGCGTCCGTGACGCCGTTCGTCCTCCCGGACAGCCCCGACGTTCCCGTCGACCCGCTCGCAGCCGCCGAGGACCGGATCCTGCTGGCCGGCTACACGGTCGAGTCCGACCGGGTCGTAAAGCGCCTCGTCGACGCGGCCGCCCGCGGGGCGGAGGTGCGCGTCCTCCTCGAAGGCTCCCCCGTGGGCGGCTTCCCGAAGCGGGGCGCGCGCGTCGCCGACCGCCTCGTCGCCGCCGGCGTCGAGGTCCGCGTCCTCGACGGCGAGCCGAACCGGTTCCGGTTTCACCACGCCAAGTACGCGGTCGCCGACGACCGGGCGGTCGTGCTCACCGAGAACTGGAAGCGGTCGGGGACGGGCGGCGGATCGAGCCGCGGCTGGGGCGTGATCGCGGACGACCCGGCGGTCGCCGCGGACCTCGCGACGCTCTTCGAGAACGACGCGACCGGCCCCGACACCCGGTCCTGGAGGGAGTTTCGCGCCGACGCGACGTTTCACGGACCGCCCGCGTACGGCGGTGGCGACGGCGGTGCGAGCGGTCGAGACGACACGGACGGGGCCGACGTCGAGGACCGACCGTACCCCGTGCGGTTCGATCCGCCGCCTCCGGCTCCCGCCGACGTGGAACTGCTCACCGCCCCCGGCAACGCCGGCGACCGGATCGTCGACCGGATCGACGCCGCCGACGACCGCGTCCTCGCGGTCGTCCCGCGGACGGGCGGCCCGGACGAGCGGATCGTCCGGGCGCTCCGGCGGGCGGCCGCGCGCGGCGTCGACGTTCACCTCCTGTTGTCGAACGCGTGGTACGACCGTGAGACGAACCGGAAGCTGGCTGAGACGCTGGCCGCGGAGCCGATCGAGGTCGCCGTCGCGGAGCCGCGCGGCCGGTACGGCAAGATCCACGCCAAGGGGCTCGTGATTGACGACGCCGCGGTCGTGGGGAGTCTCAACTGGAACGAGGGGGCGAGGACGGAGAACCGCGAGGTGCTCCTCGCCGTCGAGAACGCCGAGGTCGCCGACTTCTACGCTCGAGCGTACGCCGCGGACTGGCGCGGCGGCGGCGTCCACCTGCCGGTCGGCACGGTCGTCGGACTGGTCGGCACGGTCGTCGTCTCGGGAGCGGTCGCGCGTCGGGAGATCGAGTTCGTGTGA
- a CDS encoding cold-shock protein → MANGKVDFFNDTGGYGFISTEDEDDDVFFHMEDVGGPDLEEGQELEFDIESSPKGPRATNVVRN, encoded by the coding sequence ATGGCAAACGGAAAGGTTGATTTCTTCAACGACACTGGCGGCTACGGTTTCATTTCGACTGAGGACGAGGACGATGACGTGTTCTTCCACATGGAGGACGTCGGCGGTCCGGACCTCGAGGAGGGACAGGAGTTAGAGTTCGACATCGAGTCGTCGCCGAAAGGCCCCCGCGCGACGAACGTCGTCCGCAACTAA